Below is a genomic region from Rosa chinensis cultivar Old Blush chromosome 5, RchiOBHm-V2, whole genome shotgun sequence.
cttaagaaaaggagaacgggtgttcttgGCGACAGGCTTACTCAagccaaaagtgtagtaggtctaaattttactacacaatatcagagattgcaacagaatagtggtgatcttgccccctacaaacccaaatttgaaaccatcctccaaatcaaacaacaagaagaactacttgttgaagaatcatcttctgaagatgaagaagaagaaataactAGCATAGacgaagaagctagtttcatccatgaacataacctcaagcactttcagaataagcttgagtctcagaaaattcccactcttgacaaaattaaaaaactactagagcagaatatcgatgtagaccctcagaagttttgggaaaaagactcagtggtctgtgaattaagattacatgatatgaatgctatctgtcatgtcaaagccattcatcaatacaaagaggaagaccaaacagaattcagaaaagatattgaagatctcctgaacaagagattaatccaaccatcctctagccctcatcatgctccagcattctacgtgagaaatcatgcagaaaacctcagaggCAAAGCcagaatggtaattgactacagagatgtcaacaagaagactgtcaaagacggttatcaaattgctcaagtaagagtattgatcaaccagctcagaggagctaaagtcttttcaaaattagatgcaaagtcgggtttttggcaagtcaagatgcatcctgagagtgttcctctcactgcatttggaataCCACAAGGACATTACGagtggttagtaatgccttttggtctaaaacaagTCCCCCTCAATCAGgtagatggacaacatcttcaagcatgtggctgAATTCTGCGTTGTctatattgatgacatccttgtcttctccaaaaatagagaagaacacatgaaacacctccacaaggttgtaaagctgatagttcagcatggaattatcctaagagaaaagaaaatcttctttatcctcgatgaagttgatttcctaggaataaacatcaagaatggagtaataaaactccaacctcatatccttgagaaaatctggaagttcccagataaGATttctgatgctaagagtctagagagattcttaggagtcataaactatgagagagatttcattcccaaaatctcaggactaacaacaatgttatctcctaaaacaagttccaagagaaaatggaacttcactgtagatgatgagaaaattgtgaagcagataaaaaatcatTGCAAAAATCTCCCTCCGCTccaacaaccagaggaaaatgatgagatCATTCTCCAAACCGATGCAAGTGacaattactggtccggtgttgttctggcaaaaacgcctggaactaacattgaaaagatctgtaaattttgtagtggcaacttcagccctgcagaattaaattatcccacaggggaaaaaaaaattttggctgtcaagaaaacaattttaaattctccagcttttcttggaaaaccctttactgtctgcaccgattgtgctagagtaaagaatttcaaaaattttaaacttgataaagctgctgaaagaggaagattagcaaactggcaattatttcttaaccaatatgattataatgttgaattaattacaggaaacaagaattatcttccagacgccctAACCATAGAAATGACAATGTTCAGccgaaaagatgacgacgaaagTCGCaaacccagaagcagaagaactgggaaagaacatgaaactaatgaggatcctaaagaaaaaaaatcctcaaaaggtttctgctaaacTCAAAAGAtttagccacaactgatcaatcccagggtaaaggattgacTAGCctgtctcaaacggcagacggtaaagtcTCATCAAGACAGTTgacggctgttgctttgccaaaaagcaaacctactccaactggagtaataaatgtttttaattatgaacttcaaatgtttgaaactcctgtgttcagaactggcaggagacttgcttatcaccagaaggcaatttTAGATAAcatcttatttgcctttcaagaaagaaacagtggcataatgttcccagctctgtttggTTTAGCAGAAGAGCTCCATCAAAATGGCaggccacagtttgaagaagttCATACACAGTAGAGTGCTgatagaaatataaaaaaattcattttcttgaagatccagaaagtgctagagttcctatcaTAGCATTAACAGAATCAGACTAGTTCGagttccataatctgataggaagtcataattcGGAGGCACgtattcctccaactctcttcattattgcaggaccttatgttggaagatacctagtcaatgttcagagtgaacatcctcaagaacacaagctctgctttgttgaaaatggttttgtccataacctatggactaaaacaaatgatgatctcaagggacCGCCCCCtttcattgtcaacacagtcaaaaatgtcagaaaaaatgactgtatgctgagactgaagttcagatctactccacCATAATGGATAAAGAAGAcaaatggtgaagttgaatacatttctccatatcattatgtgagaattattcaaaggagatatcttcagcccgcctgtgttggatacaatggccagcctaattcaagcattccatggatgaatgccatgtttctagaatatatcaaaaagatcatctctgaagatacaaAAAATATGTTCCtagcagcaggagaaaaaacgaTTATCACTGCTTATGATCATCCAGAAGAAATCAGCAGTGACCTCTTCAtatctctcaccagaaaagagatagactcgacattggcatgcttacagtgggttgaaaagcttgaaacagacaaccactacaagatgtatgttgatacagatgttgaagacaatgcaacaactgctcgtatggcccaggcagataacaaCTCATTTGTCCTtagtcacaattcagaaacaaacgagaacatgtgaagcagcaggtgtagaaaacaccgaaagcgtttttggacttttcccaaaagttgcttttgcttttcaaaaagacagttgaaaaacattttacctaaaggaatctgctttttccatccgacctccaccagcaggagcattCAAGAAAGCAGAAAATCATGGAGTTGTTctgtatatttttatgttttgaattccagtttgagttccgctccctatataaggagctttagcttcagttgtaaggcattcgaaaatttcCATATCAGTTCTAGAttagaaaattgagaagaattaaattctctcaagaagtaagaaagccatacTAGCAGTATGCTCTTTCCTTCCTATCTAAGTGTGAATTAGtatgctttcattacaagtaagtaactgtaatcattcttatggatagctaaacagctttttcCTAAGAATGAGGTTCTGAATTTTTAGTCTgtaattatgtttgaataaataatttcagattgctcatccaccttgtcattttattttagtttcatGTTTAAAAAATGTTTATTTCCGTTTTTGCCTCTATTTCTGTACTATTTTTAGGCTTGAACTTTATGTTTCTTAAAAAAATTGCGTCAGCTTAAGATAGAAATAAGCAGCAGTAATTctgcctgttaaagtaaccgctaggcagggagccgttaggtgaaaaactttgacatgttgaaggctagttttgtttttttcaagAGTTTGAACATGTTTTCCTAAGAAAAAGTAAAGGTTAAacccaaaagtcagcatagAACATATTAGACACTAGTTTAGAAAAGACTACCCCTATCGGTTTTTTCCTCTAagatttgtgtaaatgggcacaatacaaacttgttggtgcaagtgggcaAAATACATGTGATTTCTGAATAAACAGAAATGGTTTCTGGTTATATATAAAATGACTATGTGTATAGGGCCCTTACGGGGATTTCTTCCTCACCTTTTTTTAGGGATCCCGCTAGACCACATCAGAAATTTGACAGAACGACTGGGCATTACAGACTTGCAGGGAAGTGGGGATATCTTCTGACTTCGTGCGTCTCAAGATGGAAAATGCAGGCTTTGCATGCTTCTGACTTGACCCAAAACTTAGTGAAGTCTAGTAGATTAGGGATGCAGGCGTTGCATGCTTTAGACTTGACCAAACACTGAGTTGTGACAACTGACACGGAAGAAAAGATTTCTCCTGTTTCAAAGTAATATAATATCCTCTTTCTCTGCAGCAAGAAAACAATCCACCAAAGAGAAAAGCAATCCACAGAATATGGGTCCATTACACAGGAGGGAGACTGTTGTAACCATATTCTCACGAATCCATCTTGCTAATTCTGACCGCCTTCCCTATTTCAAATTGGTTTTGCTCAGATCTTATTTGTTCGTCTCTTTTACTCTGGGATTGGTTTAGGTAATGTGATTGATGGATGGACTGGATTCTAGCCCAAGAACAATGATATCTATTGGTGGGTTGTTAATCAATCTGATCATACATTCAAGATTCAAAATCTCTCACAATGTGTCACTCACTCAATTATACGATTTGCAACACAAATAGACAGATTGGCCTTTCACTCCCATTAAAGAACTAATACAAAAACATGGGTACAGTACAGATACTCCCAAGTCTCACCACTACTGGCTTCATTTGGTTTCAAAGCCTTGAGTTTTGTCCAAATTCTAGAATGCCTACAGGGTACCGTTCACTGCGGCTGGCGACAATGTTCAGGGAAGGGTTTCACCGCCTTGATTTTTCTCCAAATTCCAGAACGCAACAACAAAATCCCAGAATTACAAAAACATGCCTACAGTGTACCATTCACTGCAGCTGGCGACAATTTTCACAACGGGGCAGGTGCGGCATCGCAAAAATTTCTTCCCCATCTTCCATTTTCAACTGCAGAAGTCATAATACCATCAgaaattgaatatatatatgcacacccatatacatataatatttacacagaTGGAGATGGAGGAAAAAGATGGGACCTCATCTGGAGTCTGATCATAACGAAGCCGACGGCCATTCCACAAAAAAGCAAAGCAAGTGACATGCAGTGAATATCGATCACAGTAAGCAGTCATAAGCCTTTTCAGTTGAGTGGCTTTCTTGATCCTGAAGCACACTATGTTTTGATTTTCCGTGAACTACAAAACATGAACCAAAACTATTTCCAGCATCGACAATAAATAAAGCATTGTAATATGACTAATATCCATTGCAgcagaaaaattcagaaagtaAATTGAGAAAAACTAAAGGCATATACAGTAGTAGATTTAGCATCTTCAATGAATACAGTAAAGCTACAATCCTAGTATGTACTTGGTAAGTTAGTAGTATCATCATCATATGGTGAACAACATAATTCATAAAACTACAATTACTAAAGTGAAATTgctgtagtttttatttatttaattattggaTTCGCAAAGCATATTAGGTTTTCATTCATACAAGATACCCTATTTTTGGATTAGTTTTCAGGAACTAAAGCTGAACcctaagagaaagaaagaagaaggcaGGACCTCGCCATTGACTGTGACATTGATCTTGCGTGGTTGGACTGAAATTGCATCAATTACATCCCCATCTTCCATTCTCAGCTAAAGGAAAAGGCATTCAGTCAGATTTTACCAATTCAATAGTAAAAACTGCATTCACAGAAATAGAGATGCACATGTTCACGAGGGAAGGGACCTGATCTGGAGTCTCCTCGGCCAAAACATAATGACCTTTATACACGAAACGAATATCATTGACTTCCAAAGACAGTCGGTCACAGGAAACAATCATAACCCTCCTCAGTTCACTGCTTCTCATCACATTGAAGTATACTTCATGCCCGTTCTACAAaaattaacaacaacaacaaaaaaattcaataaaaacAGGCGAAAACTAAATCATATGCAATAACATCTGTTCTCAGCAGACTTCATGGCGAACAAAACTTTGTAAGGTAAATACAGAAACAAAAGATTGAGGCATATACAAGGCATTGCTTAACGCTCATAAAACAGACACTTCTTCTCTGATATTTAAGAAATTAAAATTTGTTTAATTATTGTATTATgaacaatttttcttctctatgATATATAATGACAATTATCAAAATCAATGGAGCTGTAATATAAAACAGATAAATTGCAAAGCGTATTTAACTAcacattcaaaatcaaaaccatagAAAAGAAACGTAATTTCTCAATTTCCAACTTAACATAAACtctaaaagagagaaagagaaagggcTGGCTCGTTGCGTTTACCGGGGACTTGATCTTGAGGTTGATGTAGGTGGGTGCTCCGTTGTGTGATCCCACTATCCGTCTGCGACCTTCGACACCCCccattttcaaaatttgaacgAGTTTGTTTCTCTGCTCCTCACTCTCTTCAGTCTTCACGCCcttttaacttttgtttttggGCCTGAGACACTTATGTTCAAGACTTCAAGTAGAGGTGTGTCACAATTTATCTTGGGAAATGAACACCGTTGAGTGAAATTTGGacgaatcttttttttttttttggagaaatgcAACATTTCATAAAAGGGGCAAAAGCCCACAGCAAGGGCTAGAGAAAAGTCTTAGGCCCAAGAACAGATATAATAGAAAAGTCTTTGGTCCAAGAACAGATACCAGGGCCATAAAACTTGGACGAATCTTGTGTTCAGAACAATAATGTGACTTGACAGATACAGTTGAAAAATTTGAACGgctctaagagcaagttcacccgtagtcaagaaatgtcaaggtcgaaaagtcaaaGCGTCGACCAGTCAAGTAACTGTTCACTGTCACTGGACATGAGTTTCCACCcgtttttttcttgaccagtcaagactgttcatttttcactgttcaacgattttttcttacataaataaaaaaccaaGAATAAATACAATACAACGTTATTTAGTTGTTGcatgagaaatttggtttctaatcgatttttattttcgaaacaaacgttgtttagggggtcgtgaaaattgactttttatacgttcagaatttgggaaaacttacttcatgaaagttgtagagctcatcgatacgatctcgtgcatatatggaacgcaatattcggagttcgtatgaatttttaaaatctgaaatttttctataaatagcaaaaaaaaaattcaggacgaaaatttttcttttttttcatttccccCCTCCGGTTCTATCTCTCTCGCGCGCCCCCAGACCTGGAGGGTTTCGTCCGACCCGATTCACctttttctccctcctccggcatCCTCCGTCCACGGACCGGGCTCCCCCGAGGTCGCCTCGCCTCGTTCGGCCGCTCCGTGGCGTCAGCCCGCCCAAACGCTGCCCCGAGGTcgagatcgaagcaaccccaGGCGGAGCAAATCGTCCTCCGACTAAACCTCATTCGTGCGTCACCTCCACGCGTCTCTCTTTGCTTGTCTATTGCTGACGTTGGCCACGTCCGGCTTTGGCCGAGCTGGCGTCTCCTTCGACTGGTCATAATTTTAGTCAGGGCTTTGCCTTTTTTCTTGGCCTCGGTCAAGGAAAGCCAAACCTTGGCTGGGCAAAACTACACCGGTGGAGGGATGATTTTCCCCTTGCCCGGTCACCACATCAGTTTTCCTTGCTGGAGCCCAGGCAAAAGAGAACCGCTGGACTTGCTCTAATGATGTGACTCGAAAGACTcagttctaaattttttttttaatacgaCTCACTTCTGAAATTTTGGGGGTGTATCGTATGTAAGGGGGCTGATCAATAGTCACTAATAATTATACACTAATTATATACCATTAGATGAGATAACAACTAAGAGCAAATTCATCCGTTGGGTCATCAGGTCACCAGGACAAGAAaatgttcactgccactggacctTTGTTTCCACCCGTTGGGTCAGGGTCACCAGTCAATTACTGCTCAttgaatattttattattttttttagtgtaaataagaaatgtatgatgtaaataaatagtattgatGAACATTTTGGAAATGCAACGAAAGAAAATTTTATGGGTACacaaattatatgtccaccgacactcttttttttttttttttactccaccgacacttttatcacatgtacaccgccgaattttttttttaaaagggtgAAAAACCCATCGACACTTTTTTCTagtatgaaaattttcaataaatAGACATGATCTTTacactacacacacacacacacacacaccatccGAGCTTAACAAACCTTCACCTTTTCTTATCTCTAGCATTACACATTCCCTTAATTTCCCTCATTTCAATGAATACGTTGTGGGATAAAATTCGACGGtctatggatgaagatgatgaagagatgatggTCACCAATGCCATTGTTATCGCAGTACTTGCAAAAGAATCTGGAAACCAAACTCGAAGGTGCGGTTCTTATCCGAATTGtgcaccaaatgaggagagaCTTAGAGAAGAACAGGGCAAAAAGTTGATGACCGACTACTTTGTCGAATGGCCAGTGTTCAAAGATTGGGAGTTCCGAACATGTTACAGGATGAGTCTCAATGTCTTCAAGCGTATATCTATTGACCTTTGCCAGTATGATCGTTACTTTATTCAAAAATTAGATGCTACCAAGAAAGTCGGATTACTTCCAGAGCAGAAGATCGATGACAGCTTCCTTGCGAATACTTGCTTACGGTGTTAGGGCAGATCAATGTGCTGAGTATTGTCGCATGGCGAAATCCACCTCCATCGTAGCCCTTCAGCGATTTACAAGAGGAATT
It encodes:
- the LOC112201496 gene encoding uncharacterized protein LOC112201496; the protein is MGGVEGRRRIVGSHNGAPTYINLKIKSPNGHEVYFNVMRSSELRRVMIVSCDRLSLEVNDIRFVYKGHYVLAEETPDQLRMEDGDVIDAISVQPRKINVTVNGEFTENQNIVCFRIKKATQLKRLMTAYCDRYSLHVTCFAFLWNGRRLRYDQTPDELKMEDGEEIFAMPHLPRCENCRQLQ
- the LOC112203724 gene encoding uncharacterized protein LOC112203724 — encoded protein: MDEDDEEMMVTNAIVIAVLAKESGNQTRRCGSYPNCAPNEERLREEQGKKLMTDYFVEWPVFKDWEFRTCYRMSLNVFKRISIDLCQYDRYFIQKLDATKKVGLLPEQKIDDSFLANTCLRC